The Gadus morhua chromosome 18, gadMor3.0, whole genome shotgun sequence DNA segment tgtgggggccctaggcagaggattgttgacgggggggggggggtatggagcgattgttgacgggcggggggggggtatggagcgattgttgacgggcggggggggggtatggagcgatttttttttttttttggctctagtagtggcccggggccccaagcaattgcctggtatgcctaatgggatgcagcgcctctggCCCACGTGCAGCAGGAACCACCTGACTCCTCTCAGACCCACCCCTTCAAGTTCATCTGTtcacctccctccaccccccccccccccccatggttcAAGAAAAacaccttctctcccctccctccccctcctggttCTAGAGAACCTCGTTCTCTACCCTCCCTCGGTTCTAGAGAACCTCGTTCCCTACCCTCCGTCGGGTCTAGAGAACCTCGTTCTCTACCCTCCCTCGGGTCTAGATAACGTCCTCCCCCCGTGGTTCCAGATTGACCCACTAGTCTTATAGCTGTATCTGTTCAACTAGCTTACAAGTGTCTTCGTTTTTAGAAAAGAGCTTTACAAGTATTGTTTTAAGAAATAAATGTCATTGACATTTTTTTATCAGATACTAAACGACTCCTTCAAAAAGTTTTATTCATTAAATTCAACCACTTTAAAACATGAGATTGATGAATGCATGTTCGTCGACAACTTGAACGTCAATAATTTAATATTACTGTTAAGTAAGTCAAAGTCTTCCTCATCCTAGCACTACATGAAATGATATTCAGCGTGACACTGAATACCCAAACCCAATGCGTTCACGCCCAGGTGATCCAGATCAGTGTCTACGAAAACAGGACGCGCTCACTGAGGCGGAGCAAACCAAGTCCCAAACGATGGCGGGGGTCACGCCACAAACAAGGCGGAGCAAACCAAGTCTAACAACGTCGGGTCGCGCCATAAACGAGGCAGTTTGACAGGAACCTGGACAAACTTttgataatataaaaaaaaactatttaacGGATGCATCATATTTAAAGGGATTAAAAAAGAACAATACTTACAATttaaaaacaaactaaacatACCAGAAAAAGAACAACACTGTACACTGATTCAACGACTGAAGCTAAGGTTTGGATTGGGCTGTATTGATTGTGAGTGGGTGAATGTCTAGCACTAATCCTTCTATCTAGCTAGCTACAACATGTAACGGTATGGGGTTGAATAGAGGTGGTTGATGGTTGAGCAGCATCAGTATAATGCGTCCGTGTTACTGCTTCGAGGCCTCTTGATCTTCTCAATGTTCTTCAGGATCATGTCGTGTAACGTCACCTGTGGACAATTAGAGATTACAATAAACTACCGTGCTCTGTACAGAGATTACAATAAACTACCGTGCTCTGTACAGAGATTACAATAAACTACTGTGCTCTGTACAGAGATTACAATAAACTACGATATTCTGTCAGGAGTTGCAGTATCTTTGGTCCAATACCAGAtgtattcaattaagcattgaTTACAGATTAAGTTTCACTTACATATTGATTTCTTAGTTCAGACACTATGATCTTCAAACTGATGTATTCCTTCTCATCGATCTCTGTAACGGTGCGCCGATAGTCCTCCTGAAATCAACAACAATATGAGGGCAGTCCTCAGAGGCAGCCGTCACTCAAACCACACACGCCAATCATTCAGTGAGGATTGAGGGGACACTTCTTACCACATGGGGGTACTTTGCTATTTTGGACACCAGCTTGGCTCTTGTGATGTAGTACCTGGAAGGAACCCCAAACAGTAGTCAGAGGAGGTACTCTGCCCTACAGCTCTCCTAACCTGAGGTGTAACACTGGGCAGGGAGCAGCGCCCCTCACCTGGAGATCTGGTCCAGGTACGAcgccgcctccccctccaccgTCCGGAGCTCGGCCACCGTCTCCTCCTGGATGGAAACCCCAAAGTTGTTCCCGTCCTCGATCCTGGGGATGAGGAGCTGGACCCACATCTTCACCTGCAGAACCAGAGCGAGACCTTCAGAACGCCCCAGAGATCTGCGTCTCTGGTGAGGGGTCCcagcagcctccccccccctcccacacacctaGAGGGGCGGTCTCTGTGGTGAGGTGTCCcagcagcctccccccccctcccacacgcCTAGAGGGGCGGTCTCTGTGGTGAGGTgtcccagcagcccccccccctcccacacacctaGAGGGGCGGTCTCTGTGGTGAGGTgtcccagcagccccccccccctcccacgtcTCACCGTGTTACACTTCTCAATGAGTGTCCGGATCTCTGGTTTGACCTTCTCAATGAGGTCGACCAGCTTTGCGTTGCTCTTCATCATCCCCCCCGGCATGACGAACACCTTGGTGCCAGGGACTGCGGGCACGCAAGACAAGGTCAGGGACAGATCAACCCACATGACAGATGTGGTTGGGTTATGTGTCAAGTTGCTAGAACTGTCAAGGTGTGTAAAGTACCATTCAGCTCCACATTGATTGTTAGGATATTCATTTATATGACGAAAGACCACAAAATATACGGTAATAGAATATCCTAACCTATTTTGTGGAGCTTAATCGCAGGGCAGCCAACACATGCAGTGCTGCTTAGTTAGGATGATTATCCTGAATATGAAATGAAATGCTGGATTTCACCATCTCGCCTGTCCTTCTACTCACTCTTATCCTCGCCAGCTCCATCCTCAAGTTTCCTCTTTTTCGCATTTTGCTATAAACCAAATAAGTAttaggtatttatttatttcctatcCACACGTCATGATTAAGAAAACAATGTATTCCATCTTCATATGAAAGCTCACTGCTTCAAGTCCGTCGTGCAGATCCGATATGAGAATGGGATCAGGCACAGTGAGGTTGATCTCGGAGTGAATCTCCTTCAGGTCACAGATGTTTATAATGGGGTCCTGAAAGACAAACGGGTTGTTAACAAGACCAATGCACAACACTGTTATACATGAAGGTAAAATATGTATTGCATAACCTTATGCCCCGAGATGGAACAATGCGTACCTTAAGGAAGTGATCAAGTTCCAATAGCTTCTTTGGGAAGAAGTTTGCTACTAGGTCCTCTGCCTGAAAGCCAAGCAAGCGTTTAATGAACCGGTGCGAATGTGTACGTACGTCTTCATACAAAGTGTTATGACAGCTGCGAGGTGGTCATTGGTATACGTTTCTTATTCAGGCAACACTTACTTCTGATGTGATCCGTTCCCTAAAAGCATCAACCTGCAATAAACAAACCAATACGTGCAACAGTTAATATGGGCCCATGGCTCATTATGAATACATGTCCACAGGAAACCTAATTAGAAAGACAGCCAATTAACTTAGAGACAGACAATTAACGTGTGTCGACCTGAAGAGGCCCAGGTCTCTTCCATCCTCCCCGGCGACATTAGAGCATTAAGGGCGGTGCTCAATTATCCGCGTTTAACCCTTCCCGCTGGTATCTCAGTGGCCTGGAGACCAGACACTGACTAGAATGAGTGATACCGGCTTGAATGGACGGGAGCCCGTTTGGGAGCTACCGTTAGCATGTAGCTCGGCCCTGGACCTCACATCATGCTAGAATGTGGCTACAACATGTTGTACAACATGACATGCTCCAGATGGTTCTTCTTTAccttggttttgatttcattatcCACCTTAAGAAGAGAAGACATCTTATGCATACGAATAGGCAATTAAAGATATTCCCTAATATAATCAATATCACTTCTAAAAGTGTGGCTTTTGACTTCTGTCAGCCACACTTGTGAGCTTAAAAATGACGTCATCGGCGCGCGACCAAAAGAAAGAA contains these protein-coding regions:
- the psme3 gene encoding proteasome activator complex subunit 3, which translates into the protein MHKMSSLLKVDNEIKTKVDAFRERITSEAEDLVANFFPKKLLELDHFLKDPIINICDLKEIHSEINLTVPDPILISDLHDGLEAQNAKKRKLEDGAGEDKIPGTKVFVMPGGMMKSNAKLVDLIEKVKPEIRTLIEKCNTVKMWVQLLIPRIEDGNNFGVSIQEETVAELRTVEGEAASYLDQISRYYITRAKLVSKIAKYPHVEDYRRTVTEIDEKEYISLKIIVSELRNQYVTLHDMILKNIEKIKRPRSSNTDALY